From the genome of Stigmatella aurantiaca, one region includes:
- a CDS encoding IgA Peptidase M64 yields MRVLLALLLATSASAAPRTFRVDYFHTGNASEERFSLDRLVVEPLDWPGNPARPVDETNLGKYLFEVRDSATNRLLYSRGFASIYGEWETTAEAKDVHRTFHESLRFPAPSQPIQVLLKKRDARNAFREVWSLPVDPQDMFVDPSPPASPGALLPLLENGPPSEKVDLLILGDGYTAQERPKFEKDARRMVDILFTFSPFKERKADFNVWGLVPPAAQSGISRPSTGIHRRSPVSATYDAFGSERYILTFDNKAFREAAAFAPYDFVEILVNGNTYGGGGIFGLYGTVAADSLWSPYIFVHEFGHHFAGLADEYYTSDSAYLPAEDRPEPWEKNVTALKDPTQLKWKALLSPSTPVPTPWDKPAYEAHAQQIQQRRKKIRSDKRPESEMDALFTAQRDWEEKFLGAQKQARKVGAFEGAMYEARGYYRPQVDCVMFTRDRVPFCAVCQHALTEVIDLYSEKPAKSEVPAR; encoded by the coding sequence ATGCGCGTCCTGCTTGCCCTGCTGCTGGCCACCAGTGCTTCCGCGGCCCCCCGCACCTTCCGTGTCGATTACTTCCACACCGGCAACGCGTCCGAGGAACGCTTCAGCCTCGACCGGCTCGTCGTCGAGCCGCTGGACTGGCCCGGCAACCCCGCCCGCCCCGTCGATGAGACGAACCTCGGCAAGTACCTCTTCGAGGTGAGGGATTCGGCCACCAACCGTCTCCTCTACTCCCGCGGCTTCGCCTCCATCTACGGCGAGTGGGAGACGACCGCCGAGGCCAAGGACGTCCACCGCACCTTTCACGAGTCCCTCCGCTTCCCCGCCCCCAGTCAGCCCATCCAGGTGCTCCTGAAGAAGCGCGATGCCCGGAATGCCTTCCGGGAGGTCTGGTCGCTCCCCGTCGACCCGCAGGACATGTTCGTCGACCCGTCTCCCCCCGCGTCCCCAGGAGCGCTTCTGCCGCTGCTCGAGAATGGACCGCCCTCGGAGAAGGTGGACCTGCTCATCCTCGGCGATGGGTACACCGCGCAGGAGCGCCCCAAGTTCGAGAAGGACGCGCGGCGCATGGTGGACATCCTCTTCACCTTCTCGCCCTTCAAGGAGCGCAAGGCCGACTTCAACGTCTGGGGGCTCGTGCCCCCTGCCGCCCAGTCCGGCATCTCCCGCCCCTCCACCGGCATCCACCGCCGCTCCCCCGTGAGCGCCACCTACGACGCCTTTGGCAGCGAGCGCTACATCCTCACCTTCGACAACAAGGCCTTCCGCGAGGCTGCGGCCTTCGCGCCCTATGACTTCGTGGAGATCCTCGTCAACGGCAACACCTACGGCGGCGGTGGCATCTTCGGGCTCTATGGCACCGTGGCCGCCGACAGCCTCTGGTCCCCCTACATCTTCGTCCACGAGTTCGGCCACCACTTCGCGGGGCTCGCCGACGAGTACTACACCTCCGACTCCGCCTACTTGCCCGCCGAGGACCGCCCCGAGCCCTGGGAGAAGAATGTCACCGCGCTGAAGGACCCCACGCAGCTCAAGTGGAAGGCGCTCCTGTCCCCCAGCACGCCCGTGCCCACCCCCTGGGACAAGCCCGCTTACGAGGCCCACGCCCAGCAGATCCAGCAGCGCCGCAAGAAGATCCGCTCCGACAAGCGCCCCGAGTCCGAGATGGATGCGCTCTTCACCGCGCAGCGGGACTGGGAGGAGAAGTTCCTCGGCGCACAGAAGCAGGCACGCAAGGTGGGCGCCTTCGAGGGCGCCATGTACGAGGCGCGCGGTTACTACCGGCCCCAGGTGGACTGCGTCATGTTCACCCGGGACCGCGTTCCCTTCTGTGCCGTGTGCCAGCATGCCCTCACGGAAGTCATCGACTTGTATTCAGAAAAACCTGCCAAGTCCGAAGTCCCAGCTCGATGA